The Thermodesulfobacteriota bacterium genome includes the window ACAAGGTGGGAAAGGAGGAATTGGCCCACAGTTCGAGGTCATCCTTCAGGACGGGGCTGGAGAACGCGTCGGGCGAGTCCTCTACAACGTAGCTCTTGCCCGACTTCGACTGGACTTTGACGATCGAGCCTACTGTGTGGTAGCCGGTGCCGTCGGGCTTCGGTTCGACGAATTCGATCTCCCCGTCGATGCCGAAGTCGTCCTTGGTCAGTTCGCGCCAGATGTGTCGTTGCTTCTCGTGGATGACGATCGCGATGCGGTCGAGGCCCTTCCACTCCGTGAACTTGGATTTTGGTACCGTCTTCCCCATCCGGCCTCTCCTTCCAGTAAGAGGACCAGTGACGACTGCCGGCTGTGGTCTGCCCCCTCCTTACTGGTCTTGGCGTCTCGTTGACACCCCAAGGCACTCAGTCAGTCCTCCTGGCCACTGTCGGGAAAGAGCATGGTCAGGGTCCTCCCGTAGGTGCCAAGCCCAACGACGTCCTCGTTCAACTCCATACGCCCCTTGCCGAACCAATGCCACAGGGTGGTCCCATCTTCGGCGCGACGACTCTCGCGAACGTTCGCCGGATCGCAATTGAAGTGATAGGTGCGGGTGTCCCTGGGCAGGAGTGTCCCCGGTGCGAGCCACTCCCTGCCGACCAAAGCGCGGAAGTCCTCTGAGAGGAAGCAATAGGAGACCCGGTCGCCTTCGCTCACGATCACAGCCACCGCGTCGTCCCACTTCTGAGCGTACCGAATCGCAGTCGCAGTGAGCGAAGTCCGGCACAAACTCGCAAGGGCCTCTATGGCGGGAAGACCTTCTCCAGCGCTCCGCATGGCCGCCCTAAAGAGCCCTGTGGGCATGAGGAGGCTCGCCGCGAAGTAGTCGGCGTCGATCTCAGTCGGGTCGCGAGAGACAAAGCCGCTCCGCGATTGGTGGAGTCCATCGCCGTGCGGAAAGAGCTTGTCGGGGTGTCCGGGAAGGAAGTAGTGACCGAGTTCGTGGGCAACCGTGAACCGGCGGTATCCATCATTGTTCACGTGGTTCGCGTACATGATGCCGAACACGTCGCCCACCCGCATCAAGAACCCGGAGGACCCGGGCTCCGGCGACGGTTTCGGTTCGATCACGATGTCGTGCTTGGCCGCGATCGAGAAGGGATCGACGGGCAGGCTGTCCCACCCCCACTCCGCCAGCAGATCCTCGGCGAGTTTCTGTGCGACCCGAATGCGTAGCCAGTCACCCCCCATCTCGTCTACTCCTTTGCCTTACGTTCCTTGCTCTTCTTCGCCAGGATGGCTGCCATCTCTTCGAGAGCCGCTTGGTCGGACTCAGACATCTCCCCGATGTGGCGGAAGATCTGCTCGGCTCTCGGCCCCGTGCCGGTCATCTCGTCGACACGGCCGAGCAGGTAGTCCGTGCTTACCGTGAGGGCATCGGCCAACCGCTTGAGGTTGTCGAACGAGGGTGATCGCCGCTCGGTCTCGAAGTGAGACACCGCGGAGGGTTGAAGGCCCGTCTTTTCCGCCAGCTCGGCTTGACTCAATCCCCGGGCCTCACGGGCGGCGCGGAGCTTCGCCGGAAAGGCGCTTGACTTGCGCATGACGAATCCGTATGATTTTACAATACGAAATAGTATATGCCCCGGAAGGGGCGTTTCTTGGGAGAACGTATATACGAAGTCGTCATTGTCTGCAATACATAAGAGGCTTCCCAGGACCACCTCCCCTATGCTGGGACGTCACCTGTCACGCGAGGGTCCCCGTCATTGGATCCCGCGGGGACGCGGCTACCGGAGGACGCCGAGTCGAAAGAGGCAGACGAGGGGCTTGCTGGACCGATTCTCTGAGGAAAGGAGGTGATGCGCATGGCGACGAATCCCCCCACTGACGACGGCCACCGTAACGGCTCAGTGCGTGCCCGTTCGCAGGTGTATAACCCGCAGACCGACCGTTGGGTGAAGCGTGACGCCGAGACCGGGCGTTTCATGGACCAGAAGGCCGACGGGACGCCGTTCAAGGGCGTCCGCAAGGAGAAGTAGGCGCGGCCCGGGAACCCGTCTCGCCCCTCGGGCGGGTTCCCCCTCTTCAGACGCCAACTCTCGGCCGCGCCGGCGGCTCGACCGTGTGGTCCCGGTCCGGGCACCCGGGAAAGCGTTGCTGACAACGGCGGGTTGACCGAACGCGGCTCACCCAGGAAAGGAGACGCCATCGTGAAGAGATCCATAGTTCGGTGGGGCTTGATCGCGGTCGTGCTCGTGGCGGCCTGCGCCCAGGTGCCGCGGCAGACGGTTACGCTCTCCGCGACGGTGGGCCGGGACGTGGCCGAGATGCACCGCGCACACCGGGAGCTGGCAGCGCTCCTCTTCGCCAGGATGAAGGGCGACGTGAACGCCTTCGTGGACGACGTCTTCGCCCCGGCCCAGATCGAGCAGACGCTCGCCAAGCACAAGGGGCTCCTGGT containing:
- a CDS encoding ImmA/IrrE family metallo-endopeptidase; the protein is MGGDWLRIRVAQKLAEDLLAEWGWDSLPVDPFSIAAKHDIVIEPKPSPEPGSSGFLMRVGDVFGIMYANHVNNDGYRRFTVAHELGHYFLPGHPDKLFPHGDGLHQSRSGFVSRDPTEIDADYFAASLLMPTGLFRAAMRSAGEGLPAIEALASLCRTSLTATAIRYAQKWDDAVAVIVSEGDRVSYCFLSEDFRALVGREWLAPGTLLPRDTRTYHFNCDPANVRESRRAEDGTTLWHWFGKGRMELNEDVVGLGTYGRTLTMLFPDSGQED
- a CDS encoding helix-turn-helix transcriptional regulator, producing MRKSSAFPAKLRAAREARGLSQAELAEKTGLQPSAVSHFETERRSPSFDNLKRLADALTVSTDYLLGRVDEMTGTGPRAEQIFRHIGEMSESDQAALEEMAAILAKKSKERKAKE
- a CDS encoding DUF4365 domain-containing protein produces the protein MGKTVPKSKFTEWKGLDRIAIVIHEKQRHIWRELTKDDFGIDGEIEFVEPKPDGTGYHTVGSIVKVQSKSGKSYVVEDSPDAFSSPVLKDDLELWANSSFPTLYIVYHPTDDEL